Below is a window of Diaminobutyricibacter sp. McL0608 DNA.
GAGTCTGGATGGCCGGTCGATCGGAGCGGCCGTGCTCCTCGGCGCGGTCGGCACCTCGGCCGCCGCCTGGCGCTGGCAGCTCATCGCCGGCCGTCTCGGGATCGGCCTGCGCTGGTCGACGGCGGTGGCCATGTACTACCGGTCCCAGTTCCTCAACAGCGTGCTCCCGGGAGGCGTGATCGGGGATGCGCACCGGGCGGTCGTCCACGGGCGCAGCGCCGACAGCGTCAGCCGCGCATCCCGAGCGATCGTCATGGAGCGCAGCGCCGGACAGGCGGTGCAGATCGCGGTGGCGCTCGTGGTCCTGGCGCTCTTCGGCGCCGAGTTCGAAGGCTTCGTCTTCGCGGGCCTCGCCATCGGGGTGGGCGTGCTCGTCGTCGCGGTCATCGCGGCAGCAGCCGCCAGTGCCCGCGTCCGCAGGGCGCTGCGCCACGAGAGGGATGAACTCCGCGCCGGCGTGGGCAACCCCGCAGCCTTCGCGAGCGTGTCCGTCGCGTCGCTGATCGTCGTCGCATGCCAGGTTGCGACCTTCGTCGTCGCGACGGCCGCTGTGGGAGCCGACGTGGCGCCGCTGCGGTTGCTGGCCATCGCCCTCGTCATCCTGCTCGCCGCATCCATCCCGCTCAACATCGGCGGATGGGGTCCTCGCGAGGGCATCGCGGGCTGGGCTTTCGCACTCGCCGGATTCGGCGCCGCAGCCGGTGTCGCGGCGTCGACCCTCTTCGGAGTACTCAGCCTCATCTCGGTCGCACCCGGCGCGATCGTGACGCTGATGTCCACCACGCACCGTCAGAAGGAGTCATCGTGATCGACGGCCCGTACGTCACCCTCAGCAGCGCCATCTCGCTGGATGGTTATCTCGACACGGCGAACCCGCCGCGGCTTGCGCTCTCGAACGCGGCGGATTTCGATCGGGTCGACGAGGTGCGCGCGGGCAGCGACGCGATCCTCGTGGGGGCACGCACCGTGCGACGCGACAATCCGAGACTTCTGGTCCGGAGCGCCGATCGGCAGAGTCGACGTGAAGCTGCGGGCCGCTCGCGGTCACCGTGGAAAGTGACGGTGACCGCCTCGGGCGACCTCGATCCGAAGGCAGCGTTCTTCGCCGACGACGACACGACCAAGATCGTCTACTGCCCGTCCTCGAAGGCAAAACGCATCCGGCGACGGCTGGGTCGGGCAGCGGTGGTCGTCGGGCTGGGCGAAGAGGTGACGATGGCCGGGCTCGTCGCCGATCTCGGCGATCGCGGCGTTCGCCGGCTCATGGTCGAAGGCGGCGGCACGATCCTCACCCAGTTCCTCTCGTCGGATCTCGTCGACGAACTCCACCTGGCGGTCGCGCCGATCTTCGTCGGCGACCGGAAGGCGCCGCGCTTCGTCGGCGACGCTGCTTTTCCGTGGATGAACGGCAGGCGAGCGACACCCGTGGATGTGCGGATGGTCGGCGATGTCGTGCTCGTGCGTTACGCGCTCTCCGAACGGTTCGTGCAGGATGCGGTCGAGCAGTCGGATGCGACGGCTGTGCAGTCGATGGTGCTGGGAAGGTCGTGAACGACCGCAGCATCCGCACCGTCGGACGGAACCTCGCGACAGCCTTTTCGGTCGTCGTGCTCTTCGTCGCGTCGCTCGCGCCCGGGCTCATCGACTCCGGATCGGCTCTGGCCCTCGTTCGTGTTCCGCTGGAGGCGATGATCGCTCTGCTCGTACTGGCGATCCTGCCGTGGCGCGCCGCCCGTCGCGTCATCGCCGTGTTGTTCGGTGTGCTGTTCGTCTCGGCGACGGTCGGCGCCGCCCTCGACCGCGCCTTCACCGTGACCGTCGGCCAGCCGTTCAACGTGGTGACCGGATGGCCGGAACTGGTTGACGGGTACGGTGTGGTGCGCGATTCCCTCGGCTCGTTCGCAGCGGGCGCCATCCTCGTGCTACTGGGCCTCGTGACGCTGGCGAGCATCCTCCTGATCGCGTGGTCGCTCCTTCACCTGGACCGCATTGTTCGCCTGCATCGCCGCGCAGCGGCCATCGGGACCGCTGCGATCACAGCGAGCTGGGTCGTTCTCGCCCTCGTCGCCGTCCAGCTGGTGCCCGGCGAGCCTGTCGCCGCGTCGGATGCGATCAGCTCTGTCGAGAGCCGGGTCGCGCAGGCGAACGCCGCGGCGCGCGACCAGGCGGCGTTCGACCGGCAACGCGCGATCGATCCGTACAGCGTTGTGCCCGCATCCCAGCTTTTGACCGGACTGAAAGGCAAAGACGTCATCCTCGTCTTCGTCGAGAGCTACGGCCAGGTGGCCGTGCAGAACACATCGTTCTCACCCGGCGTCGACCAGGTCCTCCGCCAGGGGAACGCGCAACTGGCGGCGAGCGGCTACAGCGAGCGCAGCGCCTTCCTCACCTCGTCGACCTACGGCGGGATCAGCTGGCTGGCGCACTCGACGCTGCAGACGGGACTGTGGATCGACTCGCAGCAGACGTACGACAAGGTCACGAGCGGCAACCGGTTGACGCTCAGCGACGCCTTCCGGAACGCCGGCTGGCGGACGATGAGCGACGTTCCGTCGGACACGCGTCCGTGGGCCATCGGCAGTAAGTTCTACCATTTCGGCACTGAGCTCAACTCGCTGAACGTCGGGTACCAGGGACCGAAGTTCAGCTACGCGCGCGTCCCCGACCAGTACACCTTGGCGTACTTCCAGCAGCACGAGCTGTCGCAGCCACACAAACCCCTCATGGCCGAGATCGACCTCGTCTCGTCGCACAACCCGTGGACGCCGCTGCCGCATCTCGTGCCGTGGACGTCCATCGGCGACGGGTCGGTCTTCGACCCCCAGCCGGCGCAGGGACAATCGCCCGCTGTCGTCTGGCAGGACCCGACCCAGGTGCAGAAGGTCTACGGCGAGTCGATCCAGTACACGATGGGCGCCCTTTTCTCGTTCCTGACCACGTTCGACGACCCGAACCTCGTGATGGTCGTTCTCGGCGACCATCAGCCTGCCGCCGTGGTCAGCGGTACGGGTTCCAACCATGATGTGCCGATCAGCATCATCTCGAAGGACACCGGGGTCATCGACCGGATCTCGGGCTGGAACTGGCAGCCCGGCATGCTCCCGTCGCCGTCGGCTCCGATCTGGCGGATGGATGCGTTCAGAAACCGATTCCTGTCGGCGTACAGCCGATAGGGTCGCCTCCCGCCGTTCATAAAACAGGAGTTCGTGTGACGGAAGTGACGGGAGCGCATCCGGATGCGCGGATCGGGGCGCTTTCTGTCGCATCCGTCACACGAACTCCTGTTTTGTGAACACGAAGGCGCGCCTCAGGCGCGATACCACTCGAGGACGCGGAGCGCCCTGAGCGTGTTCCATCTGCTCGGCCGGCCGTCGCCGTCGTCGAGCTCGAAGTGGACGGCTCCCTGGTGCGTGTGGTCGAGCAGCCAGGTGCCGTCCGCCTGGCGTTTGGACTCGACCAGGTCGATGGCCTCGGCGAGCCGATCATCCGGCGTCACGCCCGCCGCCCGCAGGTAGTCGAGGCTTCTCAGCACGTCGTAGTGCCAGCGAACCGGGAACGAGAACCGCAGCCAGCGATCGTCCACGATCTCGCCTGTCGAGAGCCGGCGCATGAGGTGGCGATCGAGCAGGTACGCGTGGGCGCGCTCGCGCGCGGTCGTGATCTCCGGGGATGCGCCCATCCGGGTCTCGTATTCGAGCAGGCCTTCGAGCACCGAGATCGTACTGTTGAACGAGCTGCGGGTCGAGCCGAACTCCGCTTCGCAGTTCCAGCCTCCGTCGTCGAGAGTCTCCGTCAACAGGCGTTCGACTATCCCGGTCACGTCCTCGCCGAAGTACGCCCCGATCGCCACGGTCATGCCGTTGATGCAGGGCTCGACCTCACCGTCGAAGAATCGTGAACCGTCGTACTCCCAGCGGCTGTTCTCACGTACCAGCGCGACCGCCCGGCGCACTCGCTCGTCGCCCGGGTCGATGCCGAACTGGCGGAGCAGCTGCAGCGTGAAGGCAGTTGCGGTCCACGGCTGGTCCTCCGGCTCTCGGGACACCGGCGGAAAATAGGTTCCGCCTGCCCACTGACCATCCGCATCCTGGAGCGCGAGCAGCCGCGCGCCCCAGCCTTCGTCTGCGATCCGCGCCCGCTCGGCGGCGACCGCTTCGTCGTCCGACCCGAGGAGGTCGCGCATCACCTGCCAGCGGATCGCAGGATCCGAATCCATCAGCCAATCGACGACCGCCATCACCCGTGCCCTATGCGGGACGAGATCGACTCGAGCTTGGTCCAGATCAGCGTGTCGTGAAGCTGGATCATCTCATCGATCTTCGCCAGTCCGACCGCTTCGATCGACCGCACCTCATCCATGTCGTTCAGCCGGGTGAGGCGCCC
It encodes the following:
- a CDS encoding lysylphosphatidylglycerol synthase transmembrane domain-containing protein; amino-acid sequence: MSTIFAESRTAEVVRSRSFRLVVQLALGGAVLVAVALHVGAGPFLHALASLDGRSIGAAVLLGAVGTSAAAWRWQLIAGRLGIGLRWSTAVAMYYRSQFLNSVLPGGVIGDAHRAVVHGRSADSVSRASRAIVMERSAGQAVQIAVALVVLALFGAEFEGFVFAGLAIGVGVLVVAVIAAAAASARVRRALRHERDELRAGVGNPAAFASVSVASLIVVACQVATFVVATAAVGADVAPLRLLAIALVILLAASIPLNIGGWGPREGIAGWAFALAGFGAAAGVAASTLFGVLSLISVAPGAIVTLMSTTHRQKESS
- a CDS encoding RibD family protein; protein product: MIDGPYVTLSSAISLDGYLDTANPPRLALSNAADFDRVDEVRAGSDAILVGARTVRRDNPRLLVRSADRQSRREAAGRSRSPWKVTVTASGDLDPKAAFFADDDTTKIVYCPSSKAKRIRRRLGRAAVVVGLGEEVTMAGLVADLGDRGVRRLMVEGGGTILTQFLSSDLVDELHLAVAPIFVGDRKAPRFVGDAAFPWMNGRRATPVDVRMVGDVVLVRYALSERFVQDAVEQSDATAVQSMVLGRS
- a CDS encoding CDP-alcohol phosphatidyltransferase, which codes for MNDRSIRTVGRNLATAFSVVVLFVASLAPGLIDSGSALALVRVPLEAMIALLVLAILPWRAARRVIAVLFGVLFVSATVGAALDRAFTVTVGQPFNVVTGWPELVDGYGVVRDSLGSFAAGAILVLLGLVTLASILLIAWSLLHLDRIVRLHRRAAAIGTAAITASWVVLALVAVQLVPGEPVAASDAISSVESRVAQANAAARDQAAFDRQRAIDPYSVVPASQLLTGLKGKDVILVFVESYGQVAVQNTSFSPGVDQVLRQGNAQLAASGYSERSAFLTSSTYGGISWLAHSTLQTGLWIDSQQTYDKVTSGNRLTLSDAFRNAGWRTMSDVPSDTRPWAIGSKFYHFGTELNSLNVGYQGPKFSYARVPDQYTLAYFQQHELSQPHKPLMAEIDLVSSHNPWTPLPHLVPWTSIGDGSVFDPQPAQGQSPAVVWQDPTQVQKVYGESIQYTMGALFSFLTTFDDPNLVMVVLGDHQPAAVVSGTGSNHDVPISIISKDTGVIDRISGWNWQPGMLPSPSAPIWRMDAFRNRFLSAYSR